In a single window of the Nitrospira sp. genome:
- a CDS encoding sigma-54-dependent Fis family transcriptional regulator: protein MKGLVVLLVDDEPLMRLSMLDALEAVGCEVQAVATGLEGIEAIQKRMFDLVITDLRLPGADGLTVLKTAKEKAAQTEVLMITAHGSVETAVGAMKLGAFDYITKPFQMDELLLIIERIGGVIALRRENQDLKRQLEDKFCFHGILGANSQMRAVLDKIKMVAETDSTVLIVGESGTGKELVANALHQNSLRKGAPLIKVSCAALPETLLEAELFGHEKGAFTGALRQRRGRFEMANRGTLFLDEIGEISPVVQVKLLRVLQERVFERVGSNEPIEVDVRLVCATQKDLRKEVAQGRFREDLFYRLNVVPIIVPPLRQRQEDIMVIAEHVLETCSPKLNKQLRGFSQPARELLLRYSYPGNVRELQNLVERAVALGRDRTTVQPNDLCGFQSCPYLGGGTQEACGFCHEGLTGGSRKQAASMTSLAVAREGFEKDYIVSVLERVEGSRTTASKILGLSRKALWEKCKRYGIPSAYDDHGEGA from the coding sequence ATGAAAGGATTGGTTGTGTTGCTGGTCGATGATGAGCCGCTGATGCGTCTTTCGATGCTGGATGCGTTGGAAGCGGTTGGCTGTGAGGTGCAGGCCGTAGCAACCGGGCTGGAGGGGATCGAGGCGATTCAGAAGCGGATGTTTGATCTTGTCATCACCGATCTCCGATTGCCGGGTGCTGATGGGCTCACGGTGCTCAAGACCGCCAAAGAGAAGGCCGCTCAAACGGAAGTGCTCATGATCACCGCACATGGGTCGGTGGAAACAGCCGTGGGCGCCATGAAGCTGGGGGCTTTCGACTACATTACGAAACCGTTTCAAATGGATGAATTGTTGCTCATCATCGAACGGATCGGCGGGGTGATTGCCTTACGGCGAGAAAATCAGGACCTCAAGCGCCAGCTCGAAGACAAATTCTGCTTTCACGGCATCTTGGGGGCCAACAGCCAGATGCGGGCAGTCTTGGACAAAATCAAGATGGTGGCGGAAACCGACTCCACGGTCCTCATTGTCGGGGAAAGCGGAACAGGGAAGGAACTGGTGGCCAATGCCCTCCATCAGAACAGCCTGCGCAAGGGAGCGCCGTTGATTAAGGTTAGCTGCGCCGCGCTGCCCGAAACGCTGTTGGAAGCGGAACTCTTCGGCCATGAGAAGGGCGCGTTTACCGGCGCCCTACGCCAGCGACGAGGACGATTTGAAATGGCCAACCGTGGGACGTTGTTCCTCGATGAGATCGGAGAAATTTCGCCTGTTGTGCAAGTGAAACTCTTGCGCGTCTTGCAAGAACGGGTCTTTGAGCGGGTCGGCAGTAATGAGCCGATCGAGGTCGATGTCCGGTTGGTGTGTGCCACCCAGAAGGATTTGCGCAAGGAAGTGGCGCAGGGCCGGTTTCGGGAGGATCTTTTTTATCGGCTCAACGTCGTGCCCATCATCGTGCCGCCACTTCGGCAACGGCAAGAAGACATTATGGTGATTGCCGAGCATGTGTTGGAGACCTGCTCGCCGAAGCTGAATAAACAGTTGCGTGGGTTTTCCCAGCCGGCCCGAGAGTTATTGTTGCGGTATTCGTATCCGGGAAACGTACGTGAGTTGCAGAATCTCGTGGAGCGGGCCGTCGCGTTGGGGAGAGACCGGACGACGGTTCAACCCAATGACCTCTGTGGATTTCAGTCCTGTCCTTATCTGGGGGGAGGGACACAGGAGGCCTGTGGGTTCTGTCACGAGGGGTTAACCGGGGGGAGTAGAAAACAAGCCGCTTCCATGACCTCGTTGGCCGTGGCGCGAGAAGGATTTGAGAAGGACTATATCGTTTCTGTATTGGAGCGAGTTGAAGGGAGCCGCACGACCGCGTCCAAGATTCTGGGGTTGTCCCGAAAGGCTTTGTGGGAAAAGTGTAAGCGCTATGGGATTCCCTCGGCGTACGACGACCACGGGGAGGGAGCGTAG